One part of the Luteibacter yeojuensis genome encodes these proteins:
- the queD gene encoding 6-carboxytetrahydropterin synthase QueD, translated as MRIFKTFNIEAAHRLPNVPQGHKCSRLHGHSFRVELHVEGPIDPVLGWVMDFGDLKARFQPLYDRLDHHYLNDIEGLENPTSENLARWIFERLSPDVPGLAKVVVHETCTSGAEFTAAPL; from the coding sequence ATGCGCATCTTCAAGACCTTCAATATCGAAGCGGCCCACCGCTTGCCGAATGTGCCCCAGGGGCACAAGTGCTCGAGGCTGCACGGCCACTCCTTCCGGGTGGAGCTGCACGTGGAAGGCCCCATTGATCCGGTGCTCGGCTGGGTCATGGACTTCGGCGACCTCAAGGCTCGGTTCCAGCCGCTGTACGACCGCCTCGATCACCACTACCTCAACGACATCGAAGGCCTGGAGAATCCCACGAGCGAGAACCTCGCCCGCTGGATCTTCGAGCGGCTGAGCCCGGATGTGCCGGGGCTGGCGAAGGTGGTGGTGCATGAAACCTGCACCTCCGGCGCCGAGTTCACCGCCGCCCCGCTGTAG
- the atpD gene encoding F0F1 ATP synthase subunit beta: MSQGKVVQIIGAVVDVEFPRDQVPQIYDALKVDGTEITLEVQQQLGDGIVRAIALGSTDGLRRNLIARNTGEGIKVPVGKATLGRIMDVLGNPIDEAGPIGEQERWVIHREAPSYDDQAAASELLETGIKVIDLMCPFAKGGKVGLFGGAGVGKTVNMMELINNIAKAHSGLSVFAGVGERTREGNDFYHEMKDSNVLDKVAMVYGQMNEPPGNRLRVALTGLTMAEYFRDEKDASGKGKDVLLFVDNIYRYTLAGTEVSALLGRMPSAVGYQPTLAEEMGVLQERITSTKTGSITSIQAVYVPADDLTDPSPATTFAHLDATVTLSRSIASLGIYPAVDPLDSTSRQLDPGVIGQEHYDVARRVQGTLQRYKELKDIIAILGMDELSQEDKEAVSRARKIERFFSQPFHVAEVFTGSPGKYVPLKETIRGFKMIVDGDVDYLPEQAFYMVGGIDEAIKKGEEMGAKKAA; encoded by the coding sequence ATGAGCCAGGGTAAAGTTGTTCAGATCATCGGCGCGGTCGTCGACGTCGAATTCCCGCGCGACCAGGTGCCGCAGATCTACGACGCACTGAAGGTCGACGGCACCGAGATCACCCTCGAAGTGCAGCAGCAGCTCGGTGACGGCATCGTGCGTGCCATCGCGCTCGGTTCGACCGACGGCCTGCGCCGCAACCTCATCGCCCGCAACACCGGCGAAGGCATCAAGGTGCCGGTCGGCAAGGCCACGCTCGGCCGCATCATGGACGTGCTCGGCAATCCGATCGACGAAGCCGGTCCGATCGGCGAGCAGGAGCGCTGGGTCATCCACCGCGAAGCCCCGTCGTACGACGACCAGGCCGCCGCGAGCGAGCTGCTGGAAACCGGCATCAAGGTCATCGACCTGATGTGCCCGTTCGCGAAGGGTGGCAAGGTCGGCCTGTTCGGCGGTGCCGGCGTGGGCAAGACCGTGAACATGATGGAGCTCATCAACAACATCGCGAAGGCGCACTCGGGTCTGTCCGTGTTCGCCGGCGTGGGCGAGCGTACCCGCGAGGGCAACGACTTCTACCACGAGATGAAGGACTCCAACGTCCTCGACAAGGTCGCGATGGTGTACGGCCAGATGAACGAGCCGCCGGGCAACCGCCTGCGCGTCGCGCTCACCGGCCTCACCATGGCCGAATACTTCCGCGACGAGAAGGACGCCAGCGGCAAGGGCAAGGACGTGCTGCTCTTCGTCGACAACATCTACCGCTACACGCTGGCCGGTACCGAAGTGTCGGCGCTGCTCGGCCGCATGCCGTCGGCCGTGGGTTACCAGCCCACCCTGGCCGAGGAAATGGGCGTGCTGCAGGAGCGCATCACCTCGACCAAGACCGGTTCGATCACGTCCATCCAGGCCGTCTACGTGCCCGCGGACGACCTGACCGACCCGTCGCCGGCGACCACCTTCGCCCACCTCGACGCCACCGTCACCCTGAGCCGCAGCATCGCCTCGCTGGGCATCTACCCGGCCGTGGACCCGCTGGACTCCACCAGCCGCCAGCTCGACCCGGGCGTGATCGGCCAGGAGCATTACGACGTGGCCCGTCGCGTGCAGGGCACGCTGCAGCGCTACAAGGAACTCAAGGACATCATCGCCATCCTCGGCATGGACGAGCTGTCGCAGGAAGACAAGGAAGCCGTGTCGCGCGCCCGCAAGATCGAACGCTTCTTCTCGCAGCCGTTCCACGTGGCCGAAGTGTTCACGGGTTCGCCGGGCAAGTACGTCCCGCTGAAGGAAACCATCCGCGGCTTCAAGATGATCGTCGACGGCGATGTGGACTACCTGCCGGAGCAGGCCTTCTACATGGTCGGCGGCATCGACGAAGCCATCAAGAAGGGCGAGGAGATGGGTGCGAAGAAGGCCGCATAA
- the bfr gene encoding bacterioferritin, whose translation MKGDAKVIEYLNKVLYNELAAINQYFLHYRMFKDWGYNELAKHEYEESIEEMKHADKLIERILFLDGLPNLQHLGKLRIGENVVEALQGDLDLELLATKNLREAIAYSEGIHDFVSRDLFKFILGQEEEHIDWLETQFSLISDIGPERYMLSKVGSLHD comes from the coding sequence ATGAAGGGCGACGCGAAGGTCATCGAATACCTCAACAAGGTCCTCTACAACGAGCTGGCCGCCATCAACCAGTACTTCCTCCATTACAGGATGTTCAAGGACTGGGGATACAACGAACTCGCCAAGCACGAGTACGAGGAATCCATCGAGGAGATGAAGCATGCGGACAAGCTGATCGAGCGCATCCTGTTCCTCGACGGCCTGCCGAACCTCCAGCACCTGGGCAAGCTGCGCATCGGCGAGAACGTGGTGGAGGCCCTGCAGGGCGACCTCGACCTCGAACTCCTGGCCACGAAGAACCTGCGCGAAGCCATCGCCTACAGCGAAGGCATCCACGACTTCGTCAGCCGCGACCTCTTCAAGTTCATCCTTGGCCAGGAGGAAGAGCACATCGACTGGCTGGAAACCCAGTTCAGCCTGATTTCCGACATCGGCCCCGAGCGCTACATGCTCAGCAAGGTCGGTTCGCTGCACGATTGA
- the atpA gene encoding F0F1 ATP synthase subunit alpha, whose product MSSTTLNPSEISELIKTRIEQFKLGAEARNEGTIISVSDGIVRIHGLADAMQGEMIELPNNTFALALNLERDSVGAVVLGEYQHLREGDAAKTTGRILEVPVGPGLLGRVVDALGNPIDGKGPIDAAGTSPVEKVAPGVIWRQSVDQPMQTGYKSIDSMIPIGRGQRELIIGDRQTGKTAVAIDAIINQKDSGIRCIYVAIGQKRSSIANVVRKLEENGALANTIVVVASASEAAALQYVAPYSGCAMGEYFRDRGEDALIVYDDLSKQAVAYRQISLLLKRPPGREAYPGDVFYLHSRLLERASRVSAEYVEKMTNGEVKGKTGSLTALPIIETQAGDVSAFVPTNVISITDGQIFLETDLFNAGIRPPVNAGISVSRVGGAAQTKIVKKLSGGVKLALAQYRELAAFAQFASDLDAATRAQLDRGQRVTELMKQAQYAPLSIAELGVSIFAAEKGYLDDLPVAKVLPFEKGLHAFMRQNHGELMAKIDQTGDWDKDIEATFKAAADEFKKTGSW is encoded by the coding sequence ATGTCCAGCACCACTCTGAACCCGTCCGAGATCAGCGAACTGATCAAGACCCGCATCGAGCAGTTCAAGCTCGGCGCCGAGGCACGCAACGAAGGCACGATCATCAGCGTGTCCGACGGCATCGTGCGCATCCACGGCCTGGCCGACGCGATGCAGGGCGAAATGATCGAGCTGCCGAACAACACGTTCGCCCTCGCGCTGAACCTCGAGCGTGATTCGGTGGGCGCCGTGGTGCTCGGCGAGTACCAGCACCTGCGCGAAGGCGATGCCGCGAAGACCACCGGCCGCATCCTCGAAGTGCCGGTCGGCCCGGGCCTGCTCGGCCGCGTCGTCGACGCGCTCGGCAACCCGATCGACGGCAAGGGCCCCATCGACGCCGCCGGCACCAGCCCGGTGGAGAAGGTCGCTCCCGGCGTCATCTGGCGCCAGTCGGTCGACCAGCCGATGCAGACCGGTTACAAGTCCATCGACTCGATGATCCCGATCGGCCGCGGCCAGCGCGAGCTGATCATCGGCGACCGCCAGACCGGCAAGACCGCCGTGGCGATCGACGCCATCATCAACCAGAAAGACTCCGGCATCCGCTGCATCTACGTGGCCATCGGCCAGAAGCGCAGCTCGATCGCCAACGTCGTGCGCAAGCTCGAAGAGAACGGCGCGCTGGCCAACACCATCGTCGTCGTGGCCTCGGCGTCCGAAGCGGCCGCGCTGCAGTACGTCGCGCCGTATTCCGGCTGCGCCATGGGCGAGTACTTCCGCGACCGCGGCGAAGACGCGCTGATCGTCTACGACGATCTCTCGAAGCAGGCCGTGGCCTACCGTCAGATCTCGCTGCTGCTGAAGCGTCCGCCGGGCCGCGAAGCCTATCCGGGCGACGTCTTCTACCTGCACTCGCGCCTGCTCGAGCGCGCCTCGCGCGTGAGCGCCGAGTACGTCGAGAAGATGACCAACGGCGAAGTGAAGGGCAAGACCGGTTCGCTCACCGCACTGCCGATCATCGAGACCCAGGCCGGCGACGTGTCCGCGTTCGTGCCGACCAACGTGATCTCGATCACCGACGGCCAGATCTTCCTCGAGACCGACCTCTTCAACGCCGGCATCCGTCCGCCCGTGAACGCCGGTATCTCGGTGTCGCGCGTCGGTGGCGCCGCGCAGACGAAGATCGTGAAGAAGCTGTCCGGCGGCGTGAAGCTGGCCCTCGCGCAGTACCGCGAACTGGCCGCGTTCGCGCAGTTCGCCTCGGACCTGGATGCCGCCACGCGCGCGCAGCTGGACCGCGGCCAGCGCGTCACCGAGCTGATGAAGCAGGCGCAGTACGCGCCGCTGTCGATCGCCGAACTGGGCGTGTCGATCTTCGCGGCCGAGAAGGGCTACCTCGACGACCTGCCGGTCGCCAAGGTGCTGCCGTTCGAGAAGGGCCTGCACGCCTTCATGCGCCAGAACCACGGCGAGCTGATGGCGAAGATCGACCAGACCGGCGACTGGGACAAGGACATCGAGGCGACCTTCAAGGCCGCCGCCGACGAGTTCAAGAAGACCGGTAGCTGGTAA
- a CDS encoding DUF6776 family protein, which translates to MASRPPPRFVVRTLDDAASQRRKRLLLVGGWALSLLLVGIGAWFAAARIPAAVIDRGAVRQLKADNEDLRQQVANLQRAGQVADVAAKELKRNLAERDEEISGLRTDLAFYSRLVGGGGQRDGLKIQGARSTPVKGTANAWNLVVTLTQNARRGEVVKGSLKFAVEGIQGNKVVTLEGAALGQGSQSTDLPFSFKYFQQIQGSFTLPAGFKPTRLRLVADVTGDPSVTGTVTWSDALRNDEANDVQQ; encoded by the coding sequence ATGGCTTCACGCCCACCGCCACGGTTCGTCGTGCGCACGCTCGACGACGCGGCCAGCCAGCGCCGGAAGCGCCTCCTCCTGGTGGGCGGGTGGGCGCTCAGCCTGCTCCTGGTGGGTATCGGCGCCTGGTTCGCGGCGGCCCGCATTCCCGCGGCGGTGATCGATCGCGGCGCCGTCCGGCAGCTGAAAGCCGACAACGAGGACCTCCGCCAGCAGGTGGCCAACCTCCAACGGGCCGGCCAGGTCGCCGACGTGGCTGCGAAAGAACTCAAGCGCAACCTCGCCGAGCGCGACGAGGAAATCAGCGGCCTGCGCACCGACCTCGCCTTCTATTCCCGCCTTGTGGGCGGCGGCGGCCAGCGCGACGGACTCAAGATCCAGGGCGCGCGCAGCACGCCCGTGAAGGGTACTGCCAACGCGTGGAACCTCGTCGTGACGCTTACCCAGAACGCCCGTCGCGGCGAGGTGGTCAAGGGCTCGCTGAAGTTCGCGGTCGAGGGCATCCAGGGGAACAAGGTCGTCACCCTCGAGGGTGCGGCGCTCGGCCAGGGCAGCCAATCCACCGATCTTCCCTTCTCTTTCAAGTATTTCCAGCAGATCCAGGGCAGCTTCACCCTGCCGGCCGGCTTCAAGCCGACCCGGCTGCGACTGGTCGCCGATGTCACAGGCGATCCATCGGTGACGGGTACGGTGACGTGGAGCGACGCCCTGCGTAACGACGAGGCCAACGATGTTCAGCAATAA
- a CDS encoding F0F1 ATP synthase subunit B → MEINMTFLGQMISFAILVWFTTKFIWPQLNGAIEERQKKVAEGLAAAERARAELKDADAKVATEIKQARLQATEIIDKAQQQANQMLDKARAEATAEINRLKAQAQDEIASMAQRAREQLREQVGALAVKGAEKIVQREIDPAAHKALLDQLAAEI, encoded by the coding sequence ATGGAAATCAACATGACCTTCCTGGGCCAGATGATCTCTTTTGCGATCCTGGTCTGGTTCACCACCAAGTTCATCTGGCCCCAGCTCAACGGTGCCATCGAGGAGCGCCAGAAGAAGGTGGCCGAGGGTCTCGCTGCCGCCGAGCGCGCGCGCGCCGAGCTCAAGGATGCCGACGCCAAGGTCGCCACCGAGATCAAGCAGGCCCGCCTGCAGGCGACCGAGATCATCGACAAGGCCCAGCAGCAGGCCAACCAGATGCTGGACAAGGCCCGTGCCGAAGCCACCGCCGAGATCAACCGTCTGAAGGCCCAGGCCCAGGACGAGATCGCGTCGATGGCGCAGCGGGCGCGCGAGCAGCTGCGTGAGCAGGTGGGCGCGCTGGCCGTGAAGGGTGCGGAGAAGATCGTCCAGCGTGAAATCGATCCGGCGGCCCACAAGGCGCTGCTCGATCAGCTCGCTGCCGAGATCTGA
- a CDS encoding ATP synthase subunit I — MLNSLAAGRHLATRVVIAQLVVAVVAGLAFSLQGRPAALAAFGGALIVAIATALLAARAFSALGGAGATFMRFLVGMILRWIVLIGGLALILVQWKLPPLPALAGLVAGYAVNVFAFRFKG; from the coding sequence TTGCTTAACAGTCTTGCCGCCGGTCGTCACTTAGCCACGCGCGTCGTCATCGCGCAGCTGGTGGTGGCTGTCGTCGCGGGGCTCGCTTTCTCCCTGCAGGGACGTCCAGCCGCGCTGGCCGCCTTCGGGGGCGCCCTGATCGTCGCTATCGCTACCGCGCTGCTTGCCGCGCGAGCGTTCAGCGCGCTGGGTGGGGCGGGAGCAACGTTCATGCGGTTCCTCGTGGGCATGATCCTTCGCTGGATCGTCCTCATCGGTGGACTGGCTCTCATCCTGGTTCAGTGGAAGCTGCCACCCTTGCCCGCACTGGCGGGATTGGTGGCCGGCTACGCGGTCAACGTATTTGCATTCAGATTCAAGGGTTGA
- a CDS encoding (2Fe-2S)-binding protein: MYICMCNAVTDHAIRRAVAEGVETFAELQARTGCSDCCGACEPEARQCLREALETKRPVLTFLPSPA, translated from the coding sequence ATGTACATCTGCATGTGCAATGCCGTCACCGATCACGCCATCCGCCGCGCCGTGGCCGAGGGTGTGGAGACGTTTGCCGAGCTCCAGGCCCGGACGGGCTGCTCGGACTGCTGCGGCGCTTGCGAGCCGGAGGCCCGCCAGTGCCTGCGCGAGGCCCTAGAAACCAAGCGCCCGGTGCTGACGTTCCTGCCCTCCCCGGCCTGA
- a CDS encoding LuxR family transcriptional regulator, with protein sequence MCLARDPLDGSHTCGLAEEVFAALPWPCVVWRLDGQRAVMVNEAFRREFGTARGRAGPAWLDSHLQPTGTADEFVLCDAHAPPRRYRMTRQLLDVPPEAFHAVFLMPLPDDDPGDEPAASSFAALRPDVSLTRRESQVLEGIMCGKLNKVIASELCISPKTVELHRANLMAKLRVHNVVELARAVLDLSPRQDDMATSLQEPL encoded by the coding sequence ATGTGCCTTGCTCGTGATCCACTCGACGGCTCGCATACCTGCGGGCTGGCCGAGGAAGTGTTCGCCGCGCTGCCGTGGCCCTGCGTCGTCTGGCGCCTCGACGGGCAACGCGCCGTGATGGTGAATGAGGCGTTCCGGCGCGAATTCGGCACCGCGCGGGGACGCGCCGGCCCGGCCTGGCTCGACAGCCACCTCCAGCCCACCGGCACCGCGGACGAGTTCGTCCTGTGCGACGCGCACGCGCCACCCCGCCGCTACCGGATGACGCGACAGCTGCTCGACGTGCCGCCGGAGGCCTTCCACGCCGTCTTCCTCATGCCCCTGCCCGACGACGACCCCGGCGACGAGCCCGCCGCGAGCAGCTTCGCCGCGCTGCGGCCCGACGTGTCGCTCACCCGACGCGAGTCGCAAGTGCTGGAGGGGATCATGTGCGGCAAGCTCAACAAGGTCATCGCCAGCGAGCTCTGCATCAGCCCGAAGACCGTGGAACTGCACCGCGCGAACCTCATGGCGAAGCTGCGCGTGCACAACGTGGTGGAACTGGCGCGCGCGGTGCTCGATCTGTCGCCTCGACAGGACGATATGGCTACCTCCCTGCAGGAGCCGCTATAG
- a CDS encoding F0F1 ATP synthase subunit delta, with product MAQALTLARPYARAAFEVAHASGALADWSAALGFAAAVAADPQVAGLGNDPRVLPAQLVALHLPQGMAADAPFARFLEELAENGRMHLLPEIAALYDQYKLESESTLKVKVTSALDLDAAQTETLRASLKRRFKREIELDTHVDPALLGGVVIDTGEQVIDGSARGRLQRLAGALTH from the coding sequence ATGGCCCAGGCGCTCACACTCGCCCGCCCGTACGCACGCGCCGCTTTCGAAGTGGCGCATGCGTCGGGTGCGCTCGCCGACTGGTCGGCGGCGCTCGGATTCGCCGCCGCGGTCGCGGCCGACCCCCAGGTCGCCGGGCTCGGCAACGATCCGCGCGTGCTGCCGGCGCAGCTCGTCGCCCTCCATCTTCCGCAAGGCATGGCTGCCGATGCGCCGTTCGCCCGTTTCCTCGAGGAACTGGCGGAAAACGGCCGCATGCACCTGCTGCCCGAAATCGCCGCGCTCTACGACCAGTACAAGCTGGAGTCGGAGTCGACCCTGAAGGTCAAGGTCACGAGCGCGCTGGATCTCGACGCGGCGCAGACCGAAACGCTGCGCGCCTCGCTGAAGCGCCGCTTCAAGCGTGAGATCGAACTGGATACGCACGTCGATCCGGCGTTGCTCGGCGGTGTCGTCATCGACACGGGCGAGCAGGTCATCGACGGTTCGGCGCGCGGCCGCCTCCAGCGGCTGGCCGGCGCGCTGACGCACTGA
- a CDS encoding F0F1 ATP synthase subunit epsilon: MTHTIRVDIVSAEAEIYSGEATLVVATGELGELGIAPRHAPLITRLKPGHVDVVAANGERQQFFVSGGILEVQPQVVTILADTAARAADLDEAAALKAKEEAEAALANRGPQMDVSEAQAKLAEALAQLQALERMRKTLKH; this comes from the coding sequence ATGACCCATACCATCCGCGTCGACATCGTCAGCGCCGAAGCCGAGATCTACTCCGGCGAAGCCACGCTCGTGGTCGCCACCGGTGAGCTTGGCGAGCTGGGCATCGCGCCGCGTCACGCTCCGCTGATCACCCGCCTGAAGCCCGGCCACGTCGATGTGGTCGCCGCCAACGGCGAGCGCCAGCAGTTCTTCGTCTCCGGCGGCATCCTCGAGGTGCAGCCGCAGGTGGTGACCATCCTCGCCGATACCGCGGCCCGTGCGGCCGACCTCGACGAGGCCGCCGCCCTCAAGGCGAAGGAAGAAGCCGAGGCCGCCCTGGCGAACCGTGGCCCCCAGATGGACGTGTCCGAAGCCCAGGCCAAGCTGGCCGAGGCCCTCGCCCAGCTCCAGGCCCTGGAGCGCATGCGCAAGACGCTCAAGCACTGA
- the atpG gene encoding F0F1 ATP synthase subunit gamma: MASGREIKTKIKSTQNMRKVTRALEMVSASKIRKAQDLMKASRPYARLMRKVIAHVAQASTDFTHPFLTERGNVARVGFIVVSTDRGLAGGLNSNLFRRTLANIREWQGKGAEIDIVAVGQKAVQFFRRIKGVNLIGSATHLGEKPKLEDLIGVIKVVLDAYSDNRLDRVFLAYNDFVNTIVQKPAIAALLPLSLVATELEHAGGAASEGVKVEQTHDWDYIYEPDARTVLEHLMTRYIESVVYQAALENLASEHAARMVAMKAASDNASKVIGELTLVYNKARQAAITQEISEIVGGAAAV, translated from the coding sequence ATGGCAAGCGGCCGCGAAATCAAAACCAAGATCAAGAGCACGCAGAACATGCGCAAGGTGACGCGCGCGCTCGAAATGGTCTCGGCGTCGAAGATCCGCAAAGCGCAGGACCTGATGAAGGCCTCGCGCCCCTACGCGCGCCTGATGCGCAAGGTCATCGCGCACGTCGCCCAGGCCAGCACCGACTTCACCCATCCGTTCCTCACCGAGCGCGGCAACGTCGCGCGCGTGGGCTTCATCGTGGTGTCGACCGACCGCGGTCTCGCCGGCGGCCTCAACTCCAACCTGTTCCGCCGCACGCTCGCCAACATCCGCGAGTGGCAGGGCAAGGGCGCCGAGATCGACATCGTGGCCGTGGGCCAGAAGGCCGTGCAGTTCTTCCGCCGCATCAAGGGCGTGAACCTGATCGGCTCGGCGACGCACCTCGGCGAGAAGCCGAAGCTCGAAGACCTCATCGGCGTCATCAAGGTCGTGCTCGACGCATACTCGGACAACCGTCTGGACCGCGTCTTCCTGGCCTACAACGACTTCGTGAACACCATCGTGCAGAAGCCGGCCATTGCGGCGCTGCTGCCGCTGTCGCTGGTGGCCACCGAGCTGGAACATGCCGGCGGTGCCGCGTCGGAAGGCGTGAAGGTGGAGCAGACCCACGACTGGGATTACATCTACGAACCGGACGCGCGTACGGTGCTCGAGCATCTGATGACGCGCTACATCGAGTCGGTGGTGTACCAGGCGGCGCTGGAGAACCTCGCCAGCGAGCACGCCGCGCGCATGGTGGCCATGAAGGCCGCGTCGGACAACGCCAGCAAGGTCATCGGCGAACTGACGCTGGTCTACAACAAGGCCCGCCAGGCGGCGATCACCCAGGAAATCTCGGAAATCGTCGGCGGCGCCGCCGCGGTCTAA
- the atpE gene encoding F0F1 ATP synthase subunit C produces MELASLLAHVQGMTAIAIGVIIGLGALGACLGIAVMGSKFLESAARQPELVPLLQGRMFLLAGLIDAAFIIGLAVALLFAFSNPLVGVVRAAVGG; encoded by the coding sequence ATGGAACTCGCCTCGCTCCTCGCCCACGTCCAGGGCATGACCGCCATCGCCATCGGCGTGATCATCGGCCTCGGCGCGCTCGGCGCCTGCCTCGGTATCGCCGTCATGGGCTCGAAGTTCCTCGAGTCGGCCGCCCGTCAGCCGGAGCTGGTCCCGCTGCTGCAGGGCCGCATGTTCCTGCTCGCCGGCCTGATCGACGCGGCGTTCATCATCGGCCTCGCCGTGGCCCTGCTGTTTGCGTTCTCGAACCCGCTGGTCGGTGTCGTGCGCGCTGCCGTCGGCGGCTAA
- the atpB gene encoding F0F1 ATP synthase subunit A, which yields MASEPQGGLTEYIQHHLNHLTVNFSADHFWFWNLRADSIIVSFVLGAAFCLWFWLFARKATSGVPSKGQALVELAIEFVDTQVKDTFHGDRRTVTPLALSIFMWVFLMNAMDLLPVDLAGWLVQTFAGHEVAHHTYFRMVPTADINTTVGLSVAVLFIVIGHGIKAKGGFGFGKELLTAPFHASNPVAKLILVIPNFLLNVVETLSKPVSLAMRLFGNMYGGELVFMLIAGLMVSWISFVPGVVFNTAWAIFHILIIALQAFIFMMLTIVYIATAREHH from the coding sequence ATGGCGAGCGAACCGCAGGGCGGTCTGACCGAATACATCCAGCACCACCTGAACCACCTGACGGTGAATTTCAGCGCCGACCATTTCTGGTTCTGGAATCTCCGTGCGGATTCCATCATCGTTTCGTTCGTGCTCGGCGCAGCCTTCTGCCTGTGGTTCTGGCTGTTCGCGCGCAAGGCCACCTCGGGCGTGCCGTCGAAGGGCCAGGCCCTGGTCGAGCTGGCCATCGAGTTCGTCGACACCCAGGTGAAGGACACCTTCCACGGCGACCGCCGCACGGTCACGCCGCTGGCGCTGTCCATCTTCATGTGGGTGTTCCTCATGAACGCCATGGACCTGCTGCCGGTCGACCTCGCCGGCTGGCTCGTGCAGACCTTCGCCGGTCATGAAGTCGCGCATCACACGTACTTCCGCATGGTGCCCACCGCCGACATCAACACCACCGTGGGCCTGTCGGTCGCCGTGCTGTTCATCGTCATCGGCCACGGCATCAAGGCCAAGGGCGGCTTCGGCTTCGGCAAGGAACTGCTGACCGCGCCGTTCCATGCGAGCAACCCGGTCGCCAAGCTGATCCTGGTGATCCCGAATTTCCTTCTCAACGTCGTCGAAACCCTGTCGAAGCCCGTGTCGCTCGCGATGCGACTGTTCGGCAACATGTACGGCGGCGAACTGGTGTTCATGCTGATTGCCGGTCTGATGGTGAGCTGGATCAGCTTCGTGCCTGGCGTCGTGTTCAACACGGCGTGGGCGATCTTCCACATCCTGATCATCGCCCTGCAGGCGTTCATCTTCATGATGCTGACGATCGTCTACATCGCCACGGCGCGGGAACACCACTAA
- a CDS encoding bactofilin family protein, with the protein MFSNNRKNQAPSVSAAATSLIARGVTLRGDVLFSGALHLDGTVEGSIHADAGSDGMLTISETGRVVGRIEVPHAVINGGVTGDVHVAERLELAPLARVDGDVHYQVLEMTAGAQVNGKMVHQAPQTIRQLTQAAIAAAPALDEA; encoded by the coding sequence ATGTTCAGCAATAACCGGAAGAACCAGGCGCCCTCCGTCAGCGCCGCCGCCACCAGCCTCATTGCCCGTGGCGTCACGCTGCGCGGCGACGTCCTGTTCAGCGGCGCGCTCCACCTCGACGGCACCGTCGAGGGCTCCATCCATGCCGATGCCGGCAGCGACGGCATGCTCACCATCAGCGAGACCGGCCGCGTCGTCGGTCGCATCGAGGTGCCCCATGCCGTGATCAACGGCGGCGTCACGGGCGACGTCCATGTCGCCGAGCGGCTCGAGCTGGCCCCATTGGCCCGGGTCGACGGCGACGTCCACTACCAGGTGCTGGAAATGACCGCCGGGGCCCAGGTGAACGGCAAGATGGTCCACCAGGCGCCGCAGACCATCCGTCAGCTGACCCAGGCCGCCATCGCGGCGGCCCCGGCGCTCGACGAGGCTTGA
- a CDS encoding RNA pyrophosphohydrolase, with the protein MIDADGYRPNVGIVLLNGDGRLFWARRVNRDGWQFPQGGMRSDETPLEAMYRELEEETGLLAQHVEVLAETRGWLRYRLPNRFVRHHQRPTCIGQKQVWFLVRLTCGEDAFRLDACEKPEFDLWRWVDFWYPAHHVVNFKRQVYERALRQFAPTVETVCRVEVGRCPQQAEAPRQAGEAGG; encoded by the coding sequence ATGATCGACGCTGATGGCTATCGACCGAACGTGGGGATCGTGCTCCTGAACGGAGACGGCCGCCTGTTCTGGGCGCGCCGCGTCAACCGCGATGGCTGGCAGTTCCCCCAGGGCGGCATGCGCAGCGACGAAACGCCGCTGGAAGCCATGTACCGCGAGCTGGAGGAGGAAACCGGCCTTCTCGCCCAGCACGTGGAGGTCCTCGCGGAAACCCGCGGCTGGCTCCGCTACCGCCTGCCGAACCGCTTCGTCCGCCACCACCAGCGGCCCACCTGCATCGGGCAGAAGCAGGTCTGGTTCCTCGTCCGTCTCACCTGCGGCGAAGACGCCTTCCGGCTGGACGCCTGCGAGAAGCCCGAGTTCGACCTCTGGCGCTGGGTCGATTTCTGGTATCCGGCCCATCACGTCGTCAACTTCAAGCGTCAGGTCTACGAGAGGGCGCTGCGCCAGTTCGCCCCGACGGTCGAGACGGTGTGCCGGGTCGAGGTCGGCCGCTGCCCCCAGCAGGCCGAAGCGCCGCGCCAGGCCGGGGAAGCCGGCGGCTGA